One segment of Macaca fascicularis isolate 582-1 chromosome 4, T2T-MFA8v1.1 DNA contains the following:
- the LOC102132272 gene encoding UL16-binding protein 2 translates to MAAAATTKILLCLLLLLLPSLWSRAGRADLHSLCYEITIIPKFRPGRRWCAVQGQVDKKTFLHYDCGNKIVTPVSPLGKKFSVTKAWKAQNPVLREVVDMLTEQLLDIQLENYTPREPLTLQARVSCEQKAEGHSSGSWQFGFDGQVFLLFDSENRMWTTVHPGARKMKEKWENDKDVTMSFHYISMGDCTRWLKDFLMGMDSTLEPSAGASLTMSSGTTQLRATATTLILCCLLIILCCFILAGI, encoded by the exons ATGGCAGCGGCCGCCACTACCAAGATCCTTCTGTGCCTCCTGCTTTTGCTCCTGCCGTCGCTCTGGTCCCGGGCTGGGCGAGCTG ACCTTCACTCTCTTTGCTATGAAATCACCATCATCCCTAAATTTAGACCTGGACGACGATGGTGTGCGGTTCAAGGCCAGGTGGATAAAAAGACTTTTCTTCACTATGACTGTGGCAACAAGATAGTCACACCCGTCAGTCCCCTGGGGAAGAAATTTAGTGTCACAAAGGCCTGGAAAGCACAGAACCCAGTACTGAGAGAGGTGGTGGACATGCTCACAGAGCAACTGCTTGACATTCAGCTGGAGAATTACACACCCAGAG AACCCCTCACCCTGCAGGCCCGAGTGTCTTGTGAGCAGAAAGCCGAAGGACACAGCAGTGGATCTTGGCAGTTCGGTTTCGATGGACAGGTCTTCCTCCTCTTTGACTCAGAGAACAGAATGTGGACAACGGTTCATCCTGGAgccagaaagatgaaagaaaagtgGGAGAATGACAAGGATGTGACCATGTCCTTCCATTACATCTCAATGGGAGACTGCACAAGATGGCTAAAGGACTTCTTGATGGGCATGGACAGCACCCTGGAGCCAAGTGCAGGAG CATCACTCACCATGTCCTCAGGCACAACCCAACTCAGGGCCACGGCCACCACCCTCATCCTTTGCTGCCTCCTCATCATCCTCTGCTGCTTCATCCTAGCTGGCATCTGA
- the RAET1G gene encoding UL-16 binding protein 5 isoform X2, which translates to MAAAASPAFLLRLPLLFLLSVWCRTGRADPHSLCYGITIIPKFRPGPRWCAVEGQVDKKTFLHYDCGNKTVTPVSPLGKKLSVTKAWKAQNPVLREVVDTLTQQLLDIELENYTPREPLTLQAQVSCEQKAEGHSSGSWQFGFDGQVFLLFDSENRMWTTVHPGARKMKEKWQNDKDVTMSFHYISMGDCTRWLKDFLTGMGSTLEPSAGAPPTMSSGAAQLRATATTLILCCLLIMCLLMCSRHSPTHSHGHHPQSLEPPPHPPLLHPPWLLRRVLWSDSYQIGKGPLSGGHMTRVTLPIIGDDSHSLPCPLALYTINNGTARHSGPLPASASWW; encoded by the exons ATGGCAGCGGCCGCCAGCCCCGCGTTCCTTCTACGCCTCCCGCTTCTGTTCCTGCTGTCCGTCTGGTGCCGGACGGGGCGGGCCG ACCCTCACTCTCTTTGCTATGGCATCACTATCATCCCTAAATTCAGACCTGGACCACGGTGGTGTGCGGTTGAAGGCCAGGTAGATAAAAAGACTTTTCTTCACTATGACTGTGGCAACAAGACAGTCACACCCGTCAGTCCCCTGGGGAAGAAACTAAGTGTCACAAAGGCCTGGAAAGCACAGAACCCAGTACTGAGAGAGGTGGTGGACACGCTCACCCAGCAGCTGCTTGACATTGAGCTGGAGAATTACACACCCAGGG AACCCCTCACCCTGCAGGCCCAAGTGTCTTGTGAGCAGAAAGCCGAAGGACACAGCAGTGGATCTTGGCAGTTCGGTTTCGATGGACAGGTCTTCCTCCTCTTTGACTCAGAGAACAGAATGTGGACAACGGTTCATCCTGGAgccagaaagatgaaagaaaagtgGCAGAATGACAAGGATGTGACCATGTCCTTCCATTACATCTCAATGGGAGACTGCACAAGATGGCTTAAGGACTTCTTGACGGGCATGGGCAGCACCCTGGAGCCCAGTGCAGGAG CACCACCCACCATGTCCTCAGGCGCAGCCCAACTCAGGGCCACGGCCACCACCCTCATCCTTTGCTGCCTCCTCATCATGTGCCTCCTCATGTGCTCCAGGCACAGCCCAACCCACAGCCATGGCCACCACCCTCAGTCCCTGGagcctcctcctcatcctcccttGCTTCATCCTCCCTGGCTGCTGAGGAGAGTGCTTTGGAGTGACAG CTACCAAATAGGGAAGGGCCCCTTGTCTGGTGGACACATGACTCGCGTGACCTTACCCATCATTGGAGACGactcacactccttaccctgccctCTTGCCTTGTACACAATAAATAACGGCACGGCCAggcattcggggccactaccGGCCTCCGCATCTTGGTGGTAG
- the RAET1G gene encoding UL-16 binding protein 5 isoform X1: MGAEPLTLQAQVSCEQKAEGHSSGSWQFGFDGQVFLLFDSENRMWTTVHPGARKMKEKWQNDKDVTMSFHYISMGDCTRWLKDFLTGMGSTLEPSAGAPPTMSSGAAQLRATATTLILCCLLIMCLLMCSRHSPTHSHGHHPQSLEPPPHPPLLHPPWLLRRVLWSDRKNQGKQR, from the exons ATGGGGGCAGAACCCCTCACCCTGCAGGCCCAAGTGTCTTGTGAGCAGAAAGCCGAAGGACACAGCAGTGGATCTTGGCAGTTCGGTTTCGATGGACAGGTCTTCCTCCTCTTTGACTCAGAGAACAGAATGTGGACAACGGTTCATCCTGGAgccagaaagatgaaagaaaagtgGCAGAATGACAAGGATGTGACCATGTCCTTCCATTACATCTCAATGGGAGACTGCACAAGATGGCTTAAGGACTTCTTGACGGGCATGGGCAGCACCCTGGAGCCCAGTGCAGGAG CACCACCCACCATGTCCTCAGGCGCAGCCCAACTCAGGGCCACGGCCACCACCCTCATCCTTTGCTGCCTCCTCATCATGTGCCTCCTCATGTGCTCCAGGCACAGCCCAACCCACAGCCATGGCCACCACCCTCAGTCCCTGGagcctcctcctcatcctcccttGCTTCATCCTCCCTGGCTGCTGAGGAGAGTGCTTTGGAGTGACAG gaaaaaccagggcaaacagagatag